The following DNA comes from Ornithinimicrobium avium.
CCGACCTCGCCGCCGTGCACCTGCAGGACGCCGCCGGCGTTGGCGATGAAGTCGGGGACGTAGGTGATCCCCCGCCGGCGCAGCAGGTCGGCCACCCCGGGGGCGTCGAGGGTGTCGTTGGCGGCCCCGGCCACGACCCGGGCCCGGACCTGCCCGGCGTTTGCGGCGGTGATGACTCGGGCGACGGCGCACGGGGCGAAGACGTCGCACTCGTCGGTGGCGGCGCTCAGCGGGTCGCCCACGGTGCCACCGACCTCGTCGGCGACCGTCTGCGCGCGGGACGCGTCCACGTCGGCGACGACGACCTGGGCGCCGTCGCGGGCGGCATACCTCGCCACGTTGGCGCCCACGTGCCCGGCGCCCTGGACGAGGACCCGCACACCCCCCATGCCGGACCCGAGCGCGTGGCGCACCCCGGCGCGCATCGCCGCGTAGACGCCGGTGGCGGTGTAGGGGCCGGGGTCGACGTCCGCGCAGAAGGCCCTGGCCCCCGCACCCCGGATCGCCTGCATGTCGCCAGGCGTGGTGCCCATGTCGACGCCGGGGACGTAGGTGCCGGCGGTGCGGGCGACGAACTCGCCGTAGCTGGTCAGGAGCGCGACCCGCTCCTGCGAGCCCTCGGCCGGCAGCGGCCCGTCGGCGAGGATGACCGACTTGGCGCCGCCGTAGGGCAGCTCGGCCAGCGCGTGCTTGAGCGTCATCGCCTGCGCCAGCCGCTGCGCCTCGGCCACGGCCGCCGCCTGCGAGGGGTAGGGGCGCCATCGCACCCCGCCGAAGCCCGGCCCGAGGGTGGTGTCGTCGACCGCGATCACCGCACGGAGCCCGACCTCCTCGTCGTGGCAGGTGATGACCTGCTCCCCCGCGAACAGGTCCGGCATCCGGGCAGCGTCCTCGCTCATGTCCCCCATGATGCCCGCCACGCCTCAGCCCCGGGCGCGGGGGTGGGCCTGGGCGTAGACCTCGCGCAGGTGCTGGGTCGAGACGTGGGTGTAGATCTGCGTCGTGGTCACCGAGGCGTGCCCGAGCAGCTCCTGGACCACGCGCACGTCCGCGCCTCCGTCGAGCAGGTGGGTGGCGAAGGAGTGCCGGAGGGTGTGCGGCGAGACGTCGCCGCCGAGGCCGGCCCGCCCGGCGGCGGCCTTGATGGCGTTCCACGCCGACTGGCGCGACAGCCGGCCGCCCCGGGCGTTGACGAAGACGGCCGGCGTGCCGCGCCCGCGGGTCGCCATGCCGGGCCGGCCGCGCACGATCCAGGTGTCGAGGGCGTCGCGGGCGTAGCGCCCCATCGGCACGATCCGCTCCTTGCTGCCCTTGCCGAAGAGGCGCACCACACCCCCGCCGGCGGCCATGTCCACGGCGTCCGGGCGGCCGAGCTCGAGGTCGTCCAGGTCCAGCGCGATCGCCTCCGAGACGCGTGCGCCGCAGCCGTAGAGCACCTCCAGCAGCGCGCGGTCGCGCAGCGCCGCCGGCGTGTCGCCGACCGAGGCGGCCTGCAGCAGCCGCTCGACCTCGTGCACCGACAGCGCCCTGGGCAGCCGTCGCGGCGGCGTGGGCGGGGCGACCTCCTGCGAGGGGTCGGTGCGCACCTCGCCCTCCAGCGTCAGGAAGCGGTGCAGCCCGCGCACGGACACGACCGCCCGCGCCGCGGACGTCGCCGCCAGCGGCCGGTGCTCGTCGTCGCCGCGGCGCAGGTGGGCCAGGAAGTCGGTGACGTGCTGCTCGCGGACCTTCCCCGGCTCGGTGACGCCGGCGCCTGCCAGGAAGTCCAGGTAGCGGTCGGTGTCGCGGCGGTAGGCCCCCAGGGTGTGCTCGGAACGGCCGCGCTCCACCCGCAGATGGTCCAGCCAGCCGTCTCGGGCCCGTCGCAGCTGGCTGCGCGGCGGAATCCTGGCGGGCGGGTCCTGGCTCACCCGCCGATCATCGCAGCGGCGGTGCCCGTGGGCGGTGACAGGCTCGCGGGAGGCCCGCCACAGCACGAGCAGGAACCACACGGCCAGGACCAGGCATACCCGACCGGGTCCACCCGGACGTCGAAGGTGCCCAGGTTGAGGTCGAGGGCCACGACCAGGATCCCCCAGACGACCGTGCGCAGCGGCGCGAGCGGGGCAGGCGTGGCGTCCATGCCAGCAGTATGTCGCCCGAGGCCGGGGTGTTGCGCTCCGCGCGAGGTCCGTCGGGGACGACACTGCACGCATGCGCCTCTACGCCTCGCACCCCGCCCGCCGCACCCGCCAGGTCGTCGCCGACCTGGTCGTGCTGGTGTGGGTCCTCCTGTGGATCCTCGTCGGACGTTGGGTCTTCGGCCTCGTCATGACCCTCGCCGCCCCCGCGGCGCCGCTGCGGGACGCCGGCACCTCGCTGCACGACCGGATGGAGGAGCTCGCCGGCCGGGTCACCGACCTCCCGCTCGTCGGCGACCGGCTCGACGGGCCGTTCACGGGGGCCGCAGGGGTCGGCACCGACCTCGTCGCGGCCGGCGACCGGCTCGAGGCCTCGGTGCGGACGGTCGCCTGGGTGGTCTCGGTGCTGTCGGTGAGCACCCCCGTCCTGCTGGTCCTGCTGGTATGGGGTGCCGCGCGCCTCTCGTGGGCCCGCCGGGCGGCGCGGCTGGGGGGCCAGGTCTGCGACCCGGGGTCGGTCGAGCTCCTGGCTCTCCGGGCGCTGGTGCGCCAGCACCCGCGGCGGCTGCAGGCGCTCTTCGACGACCCGGTGGCGGCGTTCCGCTCCGGTGACCAGGCGACCCTGCGCAGGCTCGCCGACCTCGAGCTGGCGGAGGTCGGGCTCGCCTCGCGCGTCAGCCAGGGAGCAGCACCAGCTCGCGGCTCGTCCGGTTGAGCGCCTCGACGCCGCCGGCGGTGCAGACCACGATGTCCTCGATGCGGGCACCGTGGCGCGCGGGCAGGTAGATGCCCGGCTCGACGGAGAAGGCCATCCCCGGCTCGAGGACGAGGTCGTTGCCCTCGACGATGTAGGGCTCCTCGTGCGTCTGCAGGCCGATGCCGTGACCCGTGCGGTGGATGAACCGCTCGCCGTAGCCGGCGTCGGTGATGACCCGCCGCGCGGTGGCGTCCACGGACGAGCACGTCACCCCCGGACGCACGTGCGCGACCGCCTCCGCCTGGGCGCGCAGCAGCACCTCGTAGGAGGCGAGGAAGTCCGCCGGCGGATCCCCCACGACGTAGGTGCGGGTCGAGTCCGAGCAGTAGCCCGCCGGCGTCGTGCCGCCGATGTCCACGACGACCGGGTCGCCGGCCTGCACCACCCGGTCCGAGAGCTCGTGGTGCGGGCTTGCGCCGTTGGGCCCGGAGCCGACGATGACGAAGTCGACGGTCTCGTGCCCGGCCTCCCGGATCGCCCCGGCGATGTCGGCACCGACCTCGCGCTCGGTCCGCCCGGGACGGAGCCACTCACCCACCTGCTCGTGCACCCGGTCGATCGCCGCGCCCGCCTCGCGCAGCGCCGCCACCTCCGCCGCCGACTTGCGCATCCGCAGCTCGCGCAGCACGTCCCCGGCCAGCGTCTGCTCGCGACCTGGCATGGCGGCGCGCAGGCGCAGGACCTTCTCGGCCCACATCTGGTCGTCCAGCGCGACGCGCCCCGCGCCGGGCAGGGTCGAGGCGACCAGCGCGAACGGGTCGTCGGTCTCCTGCCAGGTGCGGATCTCCATCCCGGTCACGCCGACCGGTGAGGCTGCGGCGGCCGCCTCCTCCAGGGCGGGGACCACGAGGACCGGGTCGCCCGAGGAGGGCAGGACCAGGCAGGTGAGCCGCTCGAGGGGTAGCGCGGCATACCCGGTCAGGTAGCGCAGGTCCGCGCCCGGGGTGACCAGGAGCGCGTCGAGGCCCGCGGAGGCCGCGCGCCGCGCTGCCGACGTGAGCCGGTCGCGCAGCGCCGCCGGCTCCCAGGGGCCGTCGGCGCGCACGGTCACCGCACACCCCGCATCCTGCGGGTGATCCACGGCGAGAGCGCGAGGAGCACCAGGCCGATGCCGATCGTCACGGCGCCGAGCGAGCCGAAGTAGACGACCTCGTTCTCCTCGCTGTAGAAGCCGGCCAGCGTGCCGGACAGGGCGGTGCCCAGGGCGAGGGACAGATAGAACAGCGCCACCATGAGCACCGGGTAGGCCTTCGGCGCCAGCTTGGTCGACAACGACAGCCCTACCGGTGAGAGCATCAGCTCGCCCATCGTGGCGACGAGCATGATGAGCGCCACCCACAGCACGGGCACGGCCGCGGTGCCCGCCATGGGCAGGAAGATCAGGAAGGCGGCCCCCATGAACGCGATGCCGCCGGCGAACTTCACGGGGGTCACCGGCTGCCGGTCGCCCATCTTGGTCCACAGGGCGGCGAAGAGCGGCGCCAGGACGATGATGAAGAACGGGTTGAAGGACTGCACCCACGGGATCGGCATCGTCCAGTCGCCGAGGAGCGGCAGGCCGGTGAAGTCGCGGTCCAGGCGGTTGTCGGAGTAGATGGTGATGACGGTGAACTGCTGCTGGAAGAGCGCCCAGAAGGCGACCGACCCGACGAACATCGGGATGAAGGCGACCACCCTGGAGCGCTCGTCGCCCTGCACGTCCTTGCTGGTGAGCAGCACGGTGAAGAGCACGAGGGCGGCGACGACGATGGCGCCGACGACGACGTTGGCGAGGTTGTGGGCGTTCAGCCAGCCCGCGACGACGGCGAGGACGACCACGACGACCACGCCGACGGCGATGAGGGCGTAGCGCGCGTACTGGCTGCGCGGGAGAGGGTCGGGAACGTGGTGGACCGACTCGGGCAGGGTGCGGCGGGCGAGGGTGTACTGCAGCAGGCCGAAGGCCATCCCGACCGCCGCGAGCCCGAAGCCCAGGTGGAAGCCCCACCGCTGCTGGGTGAGGCCGGTCAGCAGCGGCCCGATGAGGCCGCCGATGTTGATGCCCATGTAGAAGATCGAGAAGCCGGCGTCCCGCCGGTTGTCCCCTTCCCCGTAGAGCGCGCCGACGAGGTTGGTGATCGTGGCCTTCAGCCCGCCGGAGCCGAGCGCGATGCAGATCAGCCCGGTCGCGAGACCGGCGACCGCGGGGATGAGGGCCAGGGAGAGGTGCCCGACCATGATGAGCACCGCGCTGCCGAACATCGTCCGCTCGGAGCCGAAGATCCGGTCGGCGACCCATCCGCCCAGGATCGAGAAGAGGTAGACCGACCCGCCGTAGGCGCCGACGATCCCGGCCGCCGCGGTCTGGTCGATGCCCAGGCCGCCGTCGGCGACCTCGAAGTACATGTAGAGCAGGACGATGCCCTGCATGCCGTAGAAGGAGAAGCGCTCCCACAGCTCCACGCTGAAGAGGTTGGCCAGCCCGCGGGGCTGGCCGAAGAAGCCGGTCTCCTGGTCGTCCCGCTCCCGAATCACCATGCCGCCCACCGTCGCACCGGGGGACGCCGCTGTCCACCCGACCGCTCGACGTCCGCCTCAGCAGCGGACCAGGACCTGGTCCGCTCCGCGCGACCGGGCCCCGGCGCTCTCAGGCGTGCCGCTGCCTGAGCACCCCCTCCAGGTCTGCCAGGCCCAGGCCGCGCGAGCGCAGGAGCACGAGCAGGTGGTAGACGAGGTCGGCGGACTCCCCCAGCAGCTCCTCGTCGTCCTGGACCACCGCGGCGAGGGCGGTCTCGACGCCCTCCTCGCCGACCTTCTGGGCGATCCGGCGCAGCCCGCCGCTGAACAGGCTGGAGGTGTAGGACCCCTCCGGCATCTCCTCGTGCCGGGCGGCCACGACGCCGTCGAGCTCGTGCACGAACGAGCCGGGCAGCGCGTCCGCGCCGAAGCACGTGTCCTCCCCCGTGTGGCAGGTGGGACCGGCGGGCACGGCGTGCAGCAGCAGGGTGTCGCGGTCGCAGTCCAGCTCGACGGTCTCGACGGCCAGGGTGTTGCCGCTGGTCTCCCCCTTGGTCCACCGCTGCCCGCGGCTGCGGGAGAAGAACGTCGCCAGGCCGGTCTCCAGCGTCCGCGTCAGGGCGCCCTCGTCGAGGAAGCCGACCATGAGCACCTGACCGGTCCGGGCGTGCTGCACCACCCCGGGCACCAGCCCGCCGGCCTTGGCGAAGTCGACGTCGGCGACGCCGAGGCCTTCGGGCAGCAGGCGGGTCATGCGCGCACCCCGTCGACCTCGCGCACCAGCACGCCCGCCTCGGCCAGCTCCCGCTTGAGCGCCGGGATGGCGATGACGCCGGAGTGGAAGACGGTCGCCGCGAGGGCTCCGTCGACGTCCGCCTCGCGGAAGACCTCGGTGAAGTGCTCCGGCGCGCCCGCACCCCCGCTGGCCACCAGCGGCACCGCGCAGACGGCGCGGACGGCGCGGAGCTGCTCCACGTCATACCCCTCGCGGACGCCGTCGGAGCCCATGGCGTTGAGCACCACCTCACCCGCGCCCAGGCGGACGACCTCCTGCACCCACTCCAGGGTGCCGACCGGCAGCGCGCGGGTGGCGTCGGGGTCACCGGTCAGCTGGCGCACCCGCCAGACCCCGTCGTCGTCGCGGAGCGAGTCGACCCCGACGACCACGCACTGCACCCCGAAGGCGTCGGCCAGCTCGCGGACGAGCTCCGGCCGCTGGGTCGCGGGGGTGTTGACCGAGATCTTGTCGGCGCCCGCGTGCAGCACCGCGCGCGCGGCCTCCACCGAGCGGATGCCGCCCGCGACGCAGAACGGCACGTCGATCGCCCTGGCGACCCGCGTCACCCAGGCGGTGTCCACGGCGCGCCCCTGCGGGCTGGCGGTGATGTCGTAGAAGACCAGCTCGTCGGCGCCCTCGCGGGCGTAGCGCGTGGCCAGCCCGACGATGTCGCCCATGTCGCGGTGGTCGCGGAAGCGGGTGCCCTTGACCACGCGCCCGTCGCGCACGTCCAGGCAGGGGATGATGCGGCGGGCCAGGGTCACAGCCCCTCCTCGTGGATGGCGTCGGTCAGGGACAGCCGGCCCTCCAGGAGCGCCTTGCCCAGGATGATCCCGGCGCACCCGGTGCGCCGGGCGGTGCGCACGTCGTCGACGTTGCGGGCGCCGCCGGAGGCCTGCAGCTGCAGGTCGGGGGTGGAGCGGGTGAGCATCGTGTAGAGGTGGAAGTTGGGCCCCCCGAGCGTGCCGTCCCGCCCGATGTCGGTGGTGAGCACGTGCTCCAGCCCGGACCCGTGGTAGCGGTGCAGGCAGCTGACCAGGTCACCGCTGCCGTCCATGCCGGTCCACCCGTCGACCGCGACCTGCCAGGTGCCGTCGGCGCGGATGCGGGTGTCGAGCGCGACGGTGATGCGGTCCGGCCCGAACCGGTCCAGCCAGCCGATGACGGTGTCCGGCTCGCGGACGGCCAGGGAACCCACGACCACCCGGGTGGCGCCGGCGTCCAGGACGCGCCGGACGTCGTCGGCGCAGCGCACCCCACCGCCGGTCTGCACCATCAGGCCGGTGCGCTCGACGATCCGCTCCAGGGTCGCATCGAGGGTGTAGCGGCCCTCGCGGGCGGCGTCGAGGTCGACCAGGTGCAGCCAGCGGGCGCCGGCCCGGGCGTAGCCCTCGGCGACCGTCACCGGGTCGCCGGGGTAGCGCGTCTCCTGGTCGTAGTCACCCTTGAGGAGGCGGACGACGGCGCCGGAGCGCACGTCGATGGCGGGGTAGACGGTGAAAGGGGTGTTGCTGCTCACGCGTGGATCACTTCCCGTGGTCTGGGTCCGGGGAGGTGGCGGGCCTCATCGCCCGACCTCCTCGACGAAGTTTCTCAGGAGCCTGGCACCGACGGCGCCCGAACGCTCCGGGTGGAACTGTGCGCCCCACCGCAGCCCGGCGCGCACGACCGCGCTGACGGTGGTGCCGTGGGTGGTGGAGGCGATGGTCGTCGGACCCGTCGGGGCGGCGTAGGAGTGCACGAAGTAGGCCCGCTCCCCCGCCGCCACGCCCCGTAGCAGCGGGTCGTCGGCGAGGTCCTCGAGGGTGTTCCAGCCCATGTGCGGCACCCGGACGCCCGGGGAGGGTGGTATGGCGCGCACCTCGCCCGGGAGGAGCCCCAGCATCGGCACGCCGCCGTCCTCCTCGGAGCGCTCCAGGAGCAGCTGCATCCCGAGGCAGACGCCCAGCAGCGGGGCCTGCACGTCGTGCAGGACCTGCTCCAGCCCGGACTCGCGCAGCCGCCGCATCGCCGCCGCGGCGGCGCCCACGCCGGGGAGAACGACGCGGTCGGCGGCCAGGATGTCGCCGGGGTCGGCGGTGAGGCGCGCGGTCGCGCCGACCCGTTCCAGGGCGGCGGTGACCGAGCCGATGTTGGCGCCGCCGGAGTCGACGATCGCCACCCTCCGTGCGCGGCTCACGAGCCCGTCCCCGCCCCGGACCTCACAGGACGCCCTTGGTCGAGGGCAGCTCGGTGGCGTCGCCCTGCCGGGCCAGGGCCTGGCGCAGCGCGCGGGCGACGGCCTTGAAGCCGACCTCGATCTGGTGGTGGGTGTTCTCCCCGGTCACCGACAGGTGCAGGGTGCAGCGCAGCGCGTCGGCGAAGGAGCGCCAGAAGTGCTCGACCATCTCGGTGGGGAACTCCCCGACGCTGGGCCGCTGGAAGCTGCCCTCGTAGCGGAAGAACGGCCGGC
Coding sequences within:
- a CDS encoding Glu/Leu/Phe/Val dehydrogenase dimerization domain-containing protein, translating into MSEDAARMPDLFAGEQVITCHDEEVGLRAVIAVDDTTLGPGFGGVRWRPYPSQAAAVAEAQRLAQAMTLKHALAELPYGGAKSVILADGPLPAEGSQERVALLTSYGEFVARTAGTYVPGVDMGTTPGDMQAIRGAGARAFCADVDPGPYTATGVYAAMRAGVRHALGSGMGGVRVLVQGAGHVGANVARYAARDGAQVVVADVDASRAQTVADEVGGTVGDPLSAATDECDVFAPCAVARVITAANAGQVRARVVAGAANDTLDAPGVADLLRRRGITYVPDFIANAGGVLQVHGGEVGWSEEELTGRLERIGDRVGAVLQEADDQGVSSVTAALARAARRLEEARR
- a CDS encoding site-specific tyrosine recombinase XerD — encoded protein: MSQDPPARIPPRSQLRRARDGWLDHLRVERGRSEHTLGAYRRDTDRYLDFLAGAGVTEPGKVREQHVTDFLAHLRRGDDEHRPLAATSAARAVVSVRGLHRFLTLEGEVRTDPSQEVAPPTPPRRLPRALSVHEVERLLQAASVGDTPAALRDRALLEVLYGCGARVSEAIALDLDDLELGRPDAVDMAAGGGVVRLFGKGSKERIVPMGRYARDALDTWIVRGRPGMATRGRGTPAVFVNARGGRLSRQSAWNAIKAAAGRAGLGGDVSPHTLRHSFATHLLDGGADVRVVQELLGHASVTTTQIYTHVSTQHLREVYAQAHPRARG
- a CDS encoding M24 family metallopeptidase — encoded protein: MTVRADGPWEPAALRDRLTSAARRAASAGLDALLVTPGADLRYLTGYAALPLERLTCLVLPSSGDPVLVVPALEEAAAAASPVGVTGMEIRTWQETDDPFALVASTLPGAGRVALDDQMWAEKVLRLRAAMPGREQTLAGDVLRELRMRKSAAEVAALREAGAAIDRVHEQVGEWLRPGRTEREVGADIAGAIREAGHETVDFVIVGSGPNGASPHHELSDRVVQAGDPVVVDIGGTTPAGYCSDSTRTYVVGDPPADFLASYEVLLRAQAEAVAHVRPGVTCSSVDATARRVITDAGYGERFIHRTGHGIGLQTHEEPYIVEGNDLVLEPGMAFSVEPGIYLPARHGARIEDIVVCTAGGVEALNRTSRELVLLPG
- a CDS encoding peptide MFS transporter, which gives rise to MVIRERDDQETGFFGQPRGLANLFSVELWERFSFYGMQGIVLLYMYFEVADGGLGIDQTAAAGIVGAYGGSVYLFSILGGWVADRIFGSERTMFGSAVLIMVGHLSLALIPAVAGLATGLICIALGSGGLKATITNLVGALYGEGDNRRDAGFSIFYMGINIGGLIGPLLTGLTQQRWGFHLGFGLAAVGMAFGLLQYTLARRTLPESVHHVPDPLPRSQYARYALIAVGVVVVVVLAVVAGWLNAHNLANVVVGAIVVAALVLFTVLLTSKDVQGDERSRVVAFIPMFVGSVAFWALFQQQFTVITIYSDNRLDRDFTGLPLLGDWTMPIPWVQSFNPFFIIVLAPLFAALWTKMGDRQPVTPVKFAGGIAFMGAAFLIFLPMAGTAAVPVLWVALIMLVATMGELMLSPVGLSLSTKLAPKAYPVLMVALFYLSLALGTALSGTLAGFYSEENEVVYFGSLGAVTIGIGLVLLALSPWITRRMRGVR
- the hisIE gene encoding bifunctional phosphoribosyl-AMP cyclohydrolase/phosphoribosyl-ATP diphosphatase HisIE, with the protein product MTRLLPEGLGVADVDFAKAGGLVPGVVQHARTGQVLMVGFLDEGALTRTLETGLATFFSRSRGQRWTKGETSGNTLAVETVELDCDRDTLLLHAVPAGPTCHTGEDTCFGADALPGSFVHELDGVVAARHEEMPEGSYTSSLFSGGLRRIAQKVGEEGVETALAAVVQDDEELLGESADLVYHLLVLLRSRGLGLADLEGVLRQRHA
- the hisF gene encoding imidazole glycerol phosphate synthase subunit HisF, coding for MTLARRIIPCLDVRDGRVVKGTRFRDHRDMGDIVGLATRYAREGADELVFYDITASPQGRAVDTAWVTRVARAIDVPFCVAGGIRSVEAARAVLHAGADKISVNTPATQRPELVRELADAFGVQCVVVGVDSLRDDDGVWRVRQLTGDPDATRALPVGTLEWVQEVVRLGAGEVVLNAMGSDGVREGYDVEQLRAVRAVCAVPLVASGGAGAPEHFTEVFREADVDGALAATVFHSGVIAIPALKRELAEAGVLVREVDGVRA
- a CDS encoding 1-(5-phosphoribosyl)-5-[(5-phosphoribosylamino)methylideneamino]imidazole-4-carboxamide isomerase: MSSNTPFTVYPAIDVRSGAVVRLLKGDYDQETRYPGDPVTVAEGYARAGARWLHLVDLDAAREGRYTLDATLERIVERTGLMVQTGGGVRCADDVRRVLDAGATRVVVGSLAVREPDTVIGWLDRFGPDRITVALDTRIRADGTWQVAVDGWTGMDGSGDLVSCLHRYHGSGLEHVLTTDIGRDGTLGGPNFHLYTMLTRSTPDLQLQASGGARNVDDVRTARRTGCAGIILGKALLEGRLSLTDAIHEEGL
- the hisH gene encoding imidazole glycerol phosphate synthase subunit HisH, whose protein sequence is MSRARRVAIVDSGGANIGSVTAALERVGATARLTADPGDILAADRVVLPGVGAAAAAMRRLRESGLEQVLHDVQAPLLGVCLGMQLLLERSEEDGGVPMLGLLPGEVRAIPPSPGVRVPHMGWNTLEDLADDPLLRGVAAGERAYFVHSYAAPTGPTTIASTTHGTTVSAVVRAGLRWGAQFHPERSGAVGARLLRNFVEEVGR